From the genome of Synergistaceae bacterium, one region includes:
- a CDS encoding 4Fe-4S binding protein produces the protein MAKAVVDPEACIGCETCVGTCPVESISMVDGKAVVDDSCIECGSCVSVCPVDAITQ, from the coding sequence ATGGCGAAGGCTGTTGTAGATCCGGAAGCGTGCATCGGCTGCGAGACCTGCGTCGGGACCTGTCCGGTGGAGTCCATCTCGATGGTCGACGGCAAGGCGGTTGTCGATGATTCCTGCATCGAGTGCGGGAGCTGCGTATCCGTCTGTCCCGTGGACGCGATAACCCAGTAA
- a CDS encoding S8 family serine peptidase produces the protein MRQNRIPARYRPCLRPFSAIGMASFLLLASVAFAGSAHAIPGEYAPGEALVLMEIPPAISAASGEPFQTGFSSSARDLAESVGAHALQTYGAIAAGGGPGIVHIKSDTDDTQRLIELLSAKPGVIDASPNYISYGAKTPNDPLFGSLWGMKCINAPGAWDLSTGAEDVVVAVIDSGIDRKHEDLSANVVRDKDGKWGFDAVNKDRDPMDDQGHGTHVAGIIGATGNNGKGVAGVCWKVGLLAVKVLDAENRTFDSQIIAGINYLLDQKSRGMNIRAANMSITGWRQPIVDPEKNSYGAAVKALSDAGVVLVVAAGNEGQNLDLPEKFYDWQKFEWVDLRGQRAYPACFTFNNMITVAAMTGGWERASYSNYSPNFVHVAAPGSEIISTLPGNRYDKDNGTSMAAPHVTGTAALLAARFPKKTAAEIRARILNNIASNGNWTGAVVFDGILDAEQAMNAADPRVPAKSIVITPEKVALSGRADIEVTASLLPKNSDGGELVWLSSNPSVATVERTDGGAKITGLADGRASIKAYAPASGVTAEVRVTVSNAGPPAIGQSEGCNSVGVAPEWVVLFAALAPLLKRR, from the coding sequence ATGAGGCAGAACAGAATACCCGCTCGTTATCGTCCGTGCCTTCGCCCCTTCAGCGCCATAGGGATGGCGTCGTTCTTGCTGCTCGCGTCGGTCGCGTTCGCCGGCTCTGCCCATGCCATTCCCGGAGAGTACGCGCCGGGAGAGGCCCTGGTGCTTATGGAGATTCCCCCGGCTATCTCGGCTGCGAGCGGAGAGCCCTTCCAGACGGGTTTTTCCTCCTCGGCCCGCGATCTGGCTGAGTCGGTCGGGGCTCATGCTCTTCAGACCTACGGAGCAATCGCGGCCGGAGGAGGCCCGGGCATAGTGCATATCAAGAGCGACACTGACGATACACAGCGGCTTATCGAACTGCTGAGCGCCAAGCCCGGCGTGATCGATGCCTCCCCCAACTATATTTCCTACGGAGCCAAAACCCCGAACGACCCTCTGTTCGGCAGCCTCTGGGGGATGAAGTGCATCAATGCCCCCGGGGCCTGGGACCTCTCCACCGGAGCGGAGGACGTCGTGGTGGCCGTGATCGACTCCGGCATCGACAGGAAACACGAGGACCTGTCCGCCAACGTAGTAAGGGACAAGGATGGCAAGTGGGGCTTCGACGCCGTCAACAAGGACAGGGACCCGATGGACGACCAAGGGCACGGGACACACGTCGCAGGGATAATAGGCGCAACCGGCAACAACGGAAAGGGTGTCGCAGGCGTCTGCTGGAAGGTCGGACTGCTGGCGGTAAAGGTGCTTGACGCGGAGAACAGGACGTTCGACTCGCAGATCATCGCCGGTATCAACTACTTGCTGGACCAGAAGAGCCGCGGCATGAACATCCGCGCGGCCAACATGTCGATCACAGGCTGGCGCCAGCCCATCGTCGATCCGGAGAAGAACTCATACGGAGCAGCCGTAAAGGCCCTGTCGGACGCCGGAGTGGTCCTGGTGGTAGCCGCGGGCAACGAGGGTCAGAACCTGGACCTGCCGGAGAAGTTCTACGACTGGCAGAAGTTTGAGTGGGTGGATTTACGCGGGCAGAGAGCCTACCCGGCCTGCTTCACCTTCAACAACATGATCACGGTGGCGGCTATGACCGGCGGCTGGGAGAGGGCGTCGTACTCCAACTACAGCCCGAACTTCGTCCACGTAGCCGCGCCGGGCAGCGAGATAATCAGCACCCTTCCCGGTAACAGGTACGACAAGGACAACGGGACATCCATGGCCGCTCCTCACGTCACCGGGACAGCGGCCCTGCTCGCCGCCCGGTTTCCCAAAAAGACCGCAGCGGAGATAAGGGCGCGCATACTGAATAACATCGCCTCCAACGGAAACTGGACCGGCGCGGTCGTCTTCGACGGAATCCTTGACGCGGAACAGGCCATGAACGCCGCGGACCCGAGGGTTCCGGCCAAGAGCATCGTGATAACGCCCGAAAAAGTCGCTCTCTCGGGTAGGGCCGACATCGAGGTAACCGCCTCGTTGCTGCCCAAGAACTCCGATGGCGGGGAGCTTGTCTGGCTCTCGTCGAACCCGTCGGTTGCCACGGTAGAGAGGACGGACGGCGGCGCAAAGATCACCGGCCTGGCCGACGGCAGAGCCTCGATCAAGGCTTACGCCCCCGCAAGCGGCGTGACCGCCGAGGTAAGGGTAACCGTCAGCAATGCCGGGCCTCCCGCAATAGGGCAGAGCGAGGGGTGCAACTCCGTTGGAGTTGCCCCGGAGTGGGTCGTGCTGTTTGCAGCCCTGGCGCCCCTCCTGAAGAGGAGATAG
- the typA gene encoding translational GTPase TypA: MKRAEHIRNIAIVAHIDHGKTTLIDSIFRAAQVFRENARIEERVMDNDDLEREKGITIRSKHCTVEWEGCRINIIDTPGHADFSGEVERVLSTVDSVLLLVDAGEGPMPQTRYVLSQALGMGLKPIVYINKVDRKEADPQAALNATFDLFLELGATDEQADFPVLYGSGLSGWAVSDPGEIKNGATRGMDALFECIVKHVEPPLADEESPFLMQVSTLAWNEYTGRMGCGKILQGRIRRGDEFVRTATAWQNREDRSNQNYVITDREQSRIAQVFITRGLERIEADEAGAGDIVWITGPKEIGIGDTLSSPELEGFPLPPLEIEEPTVSMFFLVNTGPFAGDEGRPVTLRQLRARIEKELHTNVALRMEDLGRADGVKVSGRGELQLAILIEEMRREGMEFCVSKPEVITEDHDGTTFEPMEDLVVDIPEEYQGVVYERLSQRKARVSGMENLRTGLVRLLFTVPTRGLIGYRGEFMTDTRGLGIMSSRFSGYSPWTGEIAARNRGALVSLDTGEATGYQIENLQERGTMFISPMDRVYAGMIVGENSRPGDMPCNPTKRKQATNHRASTKEFTVKLDVPRRMTLEKALEWIAGDELVEVTPKSIRLRKTILDDNERRKARRASA; encoded by the coding sequence ATGAAAAGAGCGGAGCACATTCGCAACATAGCAATAGTAGCACATATCGACCACGGCAAGACGACACTGATCGACTCGATATTCAGGGCCGCGCAGGTCTTTCGGGAGAATGCCCGTATCGAGGAGCGAGTGATGGACAACGACGACCTCGAGCGAGAGAAGGGGATCACCATCAGGTCCAAGCACTGCACTGTGGAGTGGGAGGGCTGCAGGATAAATATAATCGACACTCCCGGCCACGCGGACTTCTCCGGCGAGGTAGAGCGAGTTCTGTCGACCGTCGACTCGGTACTGCTCCTTGTCGACGCCGGAGAGGGGCCGATGCCGCAAACTCGCTACGTGCTGTCGCAGGCACTGGGCATGGGGCTCAAGCCGATCGTCTATATCAACAAGGTGGACCGGAAGGAGGCAGACCCGCAGGCGGCTCTGAACGCGACGTTCGACCTCTTCCTGGAGCTTGGAGCTACGGACGAGCAGGCGGACTTTCCCGTGCTTTACGGCTCCGGGCTGTCTGGCTGGGCGGTCTCCGACCCGGGAGAGATCAAGAACGGCGCAACCAGAGGGATGGACGCCCTCTTCGAGTGCATTGTAAAGCACGTGGAACCGCCGCTGGCCGACGAGGAATCGCCTTTCCTGATGCAGGTGAGCACCCTGGCCTGGAACGAGTACACCGGTCGCATGGGATGCGGAAAGATCCTGCAGGGGAGGATCCGCAGGGGCGACGAGTTCGTTCGAACCGCCACCGCCTGGCAGAACAGGGAGGACAGGAGCAATCAGAACTACGTCATAACGGACAGGGAGCAGTCGCGCATCGCGCAGGTTTTCATCACGCGAGGCCTGGAGAGGATCGAGGCCGACGAGGCGGGCGCGGGGGACATAGTCTGGATCACTGGCCCGAAGGAGATCGGGATAGGAGACACTCTCTCCTCCCCGGAGCTTGAGGGCTTCCCCCTGCCGCCGCTGGAGATAGAGGAGCCGACAGTGTCAATGTTCTTCCTGGTGAACACCGGCCCCTTCGCCGGCGACGAGGGGCGCCCCGTGACCCTGCGACAGCTGAGGGCGCGTATAGAGAAGGAGCTGCACACGAACGTGGCTCTGCGGATGGAGGACCTTGGCCGCGCCGACGGTGTCAAGGTCTCCGGTCGCGGGGAGCTTCAGCTCGCGATACTCATCGAGGAGATGAGGCGCGAGGGGATGGAGTTCTGCGTGTCGAAGCCGGAGGTCATCACGGAGGATCACGACGGGACTACTTTCGAGCCCATGGAGGACCTGGTCGTGGACATCCCGGAGGAGTACCAGGGGGTCGTCTACGAGAGGCTGTCGCAGCGCAAGGCCAGGGTCAGCGGCATGGAGAACCTGCGCACGGGGCTTGTTCGGCTCCTGTTCACCGTGCCGACACGGGGGTTGATAGGCTACAGGGGGGAGTTCATGACGGACACGCGAGGGCTGGGGATCATGTCGTCGCGCTTCTCCGGTTACTCACCCTGGACCGGCGAGATCGCCGCGCGCAACAGGGGGGCGCTGGTCAGCCTGGACACGGGCGAGGCCACCGGGTACCAGATCGAGAATCTGCAGGAGCGGGGCACGATGTTCATCTCCCCGATGGACAGGGTCTACGCCGGGATGATAGTCGGCGAGAACTCGCGCCCCGGCGACATGCCGTGCAACCCGACCAAGAGAAAGCAGGCCACGAACCACAGGGCCTCGACCAAGGAGTTCACCGTCAAGCTGGACGTGCCCAGGAGGATGACGCTGGAGAAGGCCCTTGAGTGGATAGCGGGCGACGAGCTGGTGGAGGTGACGCCGAAGTCGATCCGGCTTCGCAAGACGATCCTGGACGACAACGAGCGAAGAAAGGCAAGAAGGGCGAGCGCCTGA
- a CDS encoding MFS transporter, which yields MIIALILGWAVLYADRTALYPLLSIIAEALDISSARAGAISSAYFLFYVLLQIPSGFAADRWGGRRVLIVMFALSGLGILGFGLFGDSFTPLLLFSALHGAGAGAYYPCCFGLIMAAVPPEKRGISSGLIGMGMALGILGGMAASGPLYEFFGNYRQPFLVLAVPTVLMLPAFFRLLPDAESTAGSPPLSVYLRLFRDRDIWKINMATFCSLYGFWTAATWGPTFLQAERGFSLSGAGLYTGLIALSALPGGVLWGRLSDRFGRKRVASLVLPASGVALFMLARVQGAPLIIFTLLLFGLFSNTAFSPVAVSWVGDIVSKRHPGSMSAAVGFFNAIIMSSAVVAPVVSGFLRDVTGSLSGAIFAGALLIFCGSVLLLLTPEAGEID from the coding sequence ATGATCATCGCACTTATCCTGGGATGGGCCGTGCTGTACGCGGATCGTACAGCGCTCTATCCCCTTCTATCCATCATAGCGGAGGCGCTTGACATATCCTCGGCCAGGGCCGGTGCCATCTCCAGCGCCTACTTCCTGTTTTACGTGCTGCTTCAGATCCCCAGCGGGTTCGCCGCGGACAGGTGGGGGGGAAGGCGCGTCCTGATCGTGATGTTCGCCCTGTCGGGCCTGGGGATTCTCGGCTTCGGCCTTTTCGGCGACTCCTTCACGCCGCTGCTTCTCTTCTCCGCCCTGCACGGGGCGGGGGCGGGCGCTTACTACCCCTGCTGCTTCGGGCTGATAATGGCGGCCGTACCGCCTGAGAAACGCGGAATCAGCTCCGGCCTGATAGGGATGGGGATGGCTCTCGGCATACTTGGAGGGATGGCGGCGAGCGGGCCTCTCTACGAGTTCTTTGGAAACTACCGGCAGCCCTTCCTGGTCCTTGCCGTGCCGACCGTGCTGATGCTTCCGGCGTTTTTCCGCTTGCTCCCCGACGCGGAGAGCACGGCCGGCTCTCCCCCGCTTTCGGTCTACCTTAGGCTCTTTCGCGACAGGGATATCTGGAAGATCAACATGGCCACTTTCTGCTCCCTGTACGGCTTTTGGACGGCGGCCACGTGGGGGCCGACCTTCCTGCAGGCCGAACGGGGCTTCTCCCTGTCGGGCGCGGGGCTCTACACGGGATTGATAGCCCTATCGGCCCTGCCGGGCGGGGTGCTCTGGGGGAGGCTGTCCGACAGGTTCGGTCGGAAGAGGGTGGCATCGCTGGTGCTGCCCGCGAGCGGAGTCGCGCTCTTCATGCTCGCAAGAGTCCAGGGGGCGCCTCTGATTATCTTCACCCTTCTGCTCTTCGGCCTGTTCAGCAACACGGCCTTCTCTCCCGTGGCGGTCTCGTGGGTCGGCGATATCGTCAGCAAACGTCACCCCGGGTCGATGAGCGCGGCGGTCGGCTTTTTCAACGCGATAATTATGTCTTCAGCCGTGGTAGCCCCGGTCGTATCCGGATTTTTGCGGGACGTCACCGGCTCCCTGTCGGGTGCGATCTTCGCGGGGGCCCTTCTTATTTTCTGTGGTTCCGTGCTGTTGCTGCTGACCCCGGAGGCGGGCGAGATCGACTAG
- a CDS encoding YbjQ family protein has product MSNKKIPVLTVDVIPGKRCEYLGCVTASCCLSKSLVQDVASNVRNWTVGGELTRYTAMIDQAVELAAERLGEQARKMGANAVIGFRLSTTSISTGAAEIIAYGTAVRFAELEDRA; this is encoded by the coding sequence ATGAGCAACAAAAAAATACCCGTGCTGACGGTCGACGTGATCCCCGGCAAGAGGTGCGAGTACCTCGGATGTGTTACGGCCTCGTGCTGCCTGTCGAAATCGCTGGTCCAGGATGTGGCCTCCAACGTCAGGAACTGGACCGTGGGCGGGGAGCTTACCCGCTACACTGCCATGATAGACCAGGCGGTGGAGCTGGCTGCGGAGAGGCTGGGAGAGCAGGCCAGGAAGATGGGTGCGAACGCGGTCATTGGCTTTAGGCTGTCGACCACAAGCATATCGACCGGTGCCGCGGAGATAATTGCCTACGGCACGGCCGTTCGCTTCGCGGAGCTGGAGGACAGGGCCTGA